The following are encoded in a window of Amaranthus tricolor cultivar Red isolate AtriRed21 chromosome 2, ASM2621246v1, whole genome shotgun sequence genomic DNA:
- the LOC130805073 gene encoding ABC transporter C family member 10-like: protein MEDLWTVFCGPSNCSSINTDSCSPQLVYVIHPSSCVNHVSIILCDILFLLVFLFTMISKFFSKRIESPARYSRFSTVQISSAVFNGCLGLVYIGLGVGILVGKSRNDHHASPIHWWALYVFRGFTWLLVGLASSLRAPLRILSIFAFLSTGFFCFLALFAVVVEHEITVKVGLDVLSFLGACLVLVCTYKGYVVEVSRENMNGTSLYTPLYGETNGSYKIESLAQVSLFANAGLFSRLTFWWMNPLMKLGKQKTLEEEDIPKLRDADRAEVCYLQFINKLNKQKQDDQYSQFSVLWTILLCHRNEILFSGFFALLKILTLSAGPLLLNAFIEVAEGNEAFKHEGYVLAISLFIAKSLESLSQRQWYFRTRLIGLKVRSLLTAAIYRKQLRLSNAARIKHSAGEIMNYVTVDAYRIGEFPFWFHQTWTTSLQLCIALAILVHTVGPATIAALTVIVLTVICNTPLAKLQHKFQTKLMVAQDARLKACSEALLNMKVLKLYAWETHFKNVIEGLRKVELKWLLALQMRKSINSFIFWSSPVLVSAATFGACYFLEVPLHASNVFTFVATLRLVQEPIRAIPDVISVVIQARVSFSRIVSFLQEPELQTEIVKKKSTLGNLDRAKHVILMRSANLSWEMNPSKPTLQNIDLVVQPGDKVAICGEVGSGKSTLLAAILGEVPYTEGTVEVYGRIAYVSQTAWIQTGTIRENILFGSAMDEQRYLDTLQRCALVKDLELLPFHDMTEIGERGVNLSGGQKQRLQLARALYQDADIYLLDDPFSAVDAHTATNLFNEYIMEALSEKTVLLVTHQVDFLPAFHCCLLMSDGEILQSGPYHRLLASSPGFLELVNAHKETAGTEKLPEIEALDRQNYPTKEIKKLDTEKQHKTSRGDQLIKQEEREKGDAGSKPYLLYLNQNKGYIYLALAALCQLTFVTGQISQNTWMASSVDNSRVSTLKMIVVYLIIGACSVSFLLFRSFAVVALGIKSSSSLFSQLLSSLFRAPMSFYDATPLGRILSRVSSDLSIVDIDVPFNMIFAIAATLNVYSNLGVLAVITWQVLFISIPVIYMAIRLQRYYFASAKELMRINGTTKSFIANHLAESIAGAVTIRAFEEEDRFFAKNLDIIDTNASPFFHNFAANEWLIQRLETLCATVLASAALCIVLLPPGTFSSGFIGMALSYGLSLNMSMVFSIQNQCIIANYIICVERLNQYMNIPSEAPEVLEESRPPKNWPSIGKVEIHNLQIRYRADTPLVLKGISCTFEGGDKIGIVGRTGSGKTTLIGALFRLVEPAGGKIIVDGIDICSIGLHDLRSRFGIIPQDPTLFNGSVRFNMDPLCQHNDEKIWEVLEKCQLKEAVQEKDQGLDSLVMEDGANWSMGQRQLFCLGRALLRRSRVLVLDEATASIDNTTDMILQKTIRTEFADCTVITVAHRIPTVMDCTKVLAISDGKLVEYDDPMQLMKKEGSLFGQLVKEYWSHFHSADQSL from the exons ATGGAGGATCTCTGGACTGTATTTTGTGGCCCATCAAACTGTTCAAGTATCAATACTGACTCTTGTAGTCCTCAATTAGTGTATGTCATACATCCTTCTTCATGTGTTAATCATGTCTCCATCATTTTGTGTGATATTCTGTTTCTATTAGTGTTCTTATTTACCATGATTTCCAAATTTTTCTCAAAGAGAATCGAATCACCAGCTCGTTATAGTCGATTCTCAACCGTGCAAATCTCATCAGCTGTTTTTAATGGGTGTTTGGGACTAGTTTACATAGGTTTAGGAGTCGGGATTTTGGTAGGGAAATCGAGAAATGATCATCATGCTTCACCGATTCATTGGTGGGCCTTGTATGTCTTTCGAGGTTTTACATGGTTGTTGGTCGGATTAGCATCGAGTCTTCGTGCCCCATTACGAATATTGTCCATCTTTGCTTTCTTATCTACCGGATTCTTTTGCTTTTTAGCTCTGTTTGCTGTCGTCGTTGAGCATGAAATCACGGTTAAAGTAGGCTTGGATGTCTTGTCTTTCTTAGGAGCATGTTTGGTGTTAGTATGTACTTACAAGGGCTATGTAGTTGAAGTTAGTAGGGAGAATATGAACGGAACGTCTCTTTATACTCCGCTTTATGGTGAGACTAATGGGAGCTATAAAATCGAGTCTTTAGCTCAAGTTTCTCTATTTGCAAATGCCGGGTTGTTTAGTAGGTTAACATTTTGGTGGATGAATCCTTTGATGAAACTCGGTAAACAAAAGACTCTCGAGGAAGAGGATATTCCCAAACTACGAGATGCAGATCGAGCAGAAGTTTGTTACTTGCAGTTTATAAACAAGTTgaataaacaaaaacaagaCGACCAATATTCACAATTCTCGGTGTTATGGACTATTCTTTTATGTCATCGTAATGAGATACTTTTTTCGGGTTTTTTTGCTCTTTTAAAGATACTTACTCTGTCCGCGGGACCTCTTTTGTTGAACGCGTTCATTGAGGTTGCTGAGGGAAACGAAGCTTTCAAACACGAAGGTTATGTTTTGGCCATTTCGCTCTTCATTGCCAAGTCGTTAGAGTCTTTATCGCAAAGACAATGGTATTTTAGAACCCGACTGATTGGCCTTAAAGTGAGATCCTTGCTCACTGCAGCAATATACAGAAAACAACTAAGATTGTCGAATGCTGCGAGAATAAAGCATTCGGCTGGCGAGATTATGAATTATGTCACAGTCGATGCGTATAGGATTGGTGAGTTTCCATTCTGGTTTCATCAGACTTGGACAACGAGTCTTCAGCTTTGCATCGCGTTAGCCATTCTAGTACACACTGTAGGACCCGCCACAATTGCTGCGCTAACTGTCATTGTTTTAACTGTCATATGCAACACTCCTCTTGCAAAATTACAACACAAGTTCCAAACTAAGCTTATGGTTGCGCAAGACGCAAGGCTAAAGGCTTGCTCCGAGGCCCTTTTAAACATGAAGGTGCTAAAATTGTATGCTTGGGAGACTCACTTCAAGAATGTAATCGAGGGATTAAGGAAAGTCGAACTTAAATGGCTTTTAGCTTTGCAAATGCGGAAGTCTATAAATAGTTTTATCTTTTGGTCATCCCCGGTTCTGGTGTCTGCTGCTACATTTGGTGCTTGTTATTTTCTCGAGGTTCCCCTACACGCGAGCAATGTATTTACTTTTGTGGCAACATTACGTCTTGTGCAAGAACCGATTAGAGCGATCCCAGATGTCATAAGTGTGGTGATTCAAGCAAGAGTTTCGTTTTCTCGAATTGTGAGTTTTCTTCAGGAGCCTGAGCTACAAACCGAAATTGTAAAAAAGAAAAGCACTTTAGGTAACTTAGACCGAGCCAAACATGTTATTTTGATGCGGTCTGCAAATCTTTCGTGGGAAATGAATCCATCGAAGCCAACACTACAGAACATAGATTTGGTGGTTCAACCTGGTGATAAGGTAGCTATTTGTGGAGAAGTAGGCTCGGGAAAATCAACATTACTAGCTGCTATTCTTGGGGAAGTACCTTATACTGAAGGAACT GTTGAAGTTTATGGTAGGATTGCTTATGTTTCCCAGACAGCTTGGATCCAAACAGGCACAATACGTGAGAATATTCTTTTCGGTTCTGCCATGGACGAGCAAAGATACCTAGACACTCTTCAAAGGTGTGCATTAGTGAAGGACCTTGAACTTCTTCCTTTCCATGACATGACCGAAATAGGGGAAAGAGGAGTTAATCTAAGTGGTGGCCAGAAGCAACGTCTACAACTTGCTCGTGCATTATACCAAGATGCTGATATATATCTTTTAGATGATCCGTTCAGTGCTGTTGATGCACACACCGCGACTAACCTCTTCAAT GAATACATTATGGAAGCGCTTTCTGAAAAGACCGTCTTACTTGTGACCCATCAAGTCGATTTTCTTCCTgcatttcattgttgtttg CTTATGTCGGATGGGGAGATCCTTCAATCGGGCCCTTATCATCGGCTATTAGCATCAAGTCCGGGATTCTTGGAACTTGTTAATGCACACAAAGAGACTGCTGGTACCGAAAAGCTTCCTGAAATTGAGGCATTAGATAGACAAAACTATCCTACAAAGGAGATCAAGAAACTTGATACTGAGAAACAACATAAAACATCAAGAGGTGATCAATTGATTAAACAAGAAGAACGAGAAAAAGGGGACGCGGGTTCTAAGCCATACTTACTCTACCTTAATCAGAACAAAGGTTACATATACCTTGCTTTGGCCGCTCTTTGTCAACTCACATTTGTTACGGGCCAGATATCGCAGAACACTTGGATGGCTTCTAGTGTTGATAATTCTCGCGTCAGCACTTTGAAAATGATCGTTGTTTACCTCATCATTGGAGCTTGCTCTGTCAGCTTTTTACTCTTTAGATCTTTTGCTGTCGTTGCGTTGGGTATCAAATCATCATCGTCTTTATTTTCTCAGTTGTTAAGTTCTCTGTTTCGTGCTCCAATGTCGTTCTATGATGCTACACCGCTTGGAAGGATACTAAGTCGG GTCTCGTCTGATTTGAGCATAGTTGATATTGATGTTCCTTTCAATATGATCTTTGCCATTGCTGCTACATTGAATGTATATTCCAATCTAGGAGTGCTGGCTGTTATCACTTGGCAAGTCTTATTCATCTCCATACCAGTGATCTACATGGCAATACGATTGCAG AGATACTATTTCGCGTCAGCCAAAGAGTTGATGAGAATCAATGGTACCACCAAGTCTTTTATTGCAAACCATTTAGCTGAATCGATAGCTGGGGCTGTGACAATTAGAGCGTTTGAAGAGGAAGATCGCTTCTTTGCTAAGAATCTTGATATAATTGACACGAACGCAAGCCCATTCTTCCACAATTTTGCGGCTAATGAATGGCTGATTCAGAGGCTTGAGACCCTTTGTGCGACTGTTCTTGCATCCGCAGCCTTGTGCATCGTTTTGCTTCCTCCGGGAACTTTTAGCTCCG GGTTCATTGGAATGGCACTATCGTATGGTCTTTCATTGAATATGTCTATGGTTTTTTCGATTCAAAACCAATGCATCATAGCAAATTACATCATTTGTGTCGAGAGGCTTAATCAATACATGAATATTCCTAGTGAAGCTCCCGAAGTGTTAGAAGAAAGTCGTCCACCTAAAAATTGGCCCTCAATCGGTAAAGTGGAGATACACAATTTACAG ATAAGATATAGAGCGGATACACCACTAGTTCTTAAAGGAATCAGTTGTACATTTGAAGGGGGAGACAAAATCGGTATTGTTGGTAGGACTGGCAGTGGGAAGACTACACTTATAGGGGCTTTGTTTCGCTTGGTTGAACCAGCCGGTGGGAAGATAATTGTTGACGGTATTGATATATGTTCGATTGGACTTCATGATCTACGCTCACGTTTTGGGATTATTCCACAAGATCCTACTCTCTTTAACGGCAGTGTAAGATTTAACATGGATCCGTTATGCCAGCACAATGACGAAAAAATCTGGGAG GTGCTTGAGAAATGTCAACTCAAAGAGGCTGTCCAAGAGAAGGATCAAGGCCTAGATTCCTTAG TTATGGAGGACGGAGCAAATTGGAGCATGGGACAGAGGCAACTATTCTGTCTAGGACGTGCGTTACTAAGAAGAAGCAGGGTATTAGTACTTGACGAAGCGACTGCATCAATCGACAACACAACTGACATGATTCTACAAAAGACAATAAGAACAGAATTTGCAGATTGCACGGTGATCACAGTAGCTCATAGGATACCAACCGTGATGGATTGCACAAAGGTCCTTGCCATTAGTGACG GAAAATTGGTGGAATATGATGATCCTATGCAGCTAATGAAGAAGGAAGGTTCACTATTTGGCCAACTTGTGAAGGAATATTGGTCTCATTTTCACTCGGCTGATCAATCACTTTGA